In Nitrososphaerota archaeon, one DNA window encodes the following:
- a CDS encoding CPBP family intramembrane metalloprotease yields MHQPKSIQTAAKIVFLALLVIFLIFFTVSFPLGVYVSLTLYNENAPQTVKTLPLFLFGLATPIKANINAVTLLTLLLAFYLLLVYLAAKGPSANLYQTLRLVYLRGIASVQGNTLITVGTVFAPLLLVNVGLECLQSLFGVATGALPRSEPLVDFALLTYAPLAEELGFRVTLIGVASSLLPLYYGDFKSALYALWRPSAFLDTKNQRVKALLNSLLIFSSLIFGLAHVFYGGGWELGKVLPTFVAGLCLGWLYVKWGFHGAVLLHLLFNYFSGSFDYYTELVGSTLLADTVSITLYSFGAVVLLWLALDLALSSRSRKD; encoded by the coding sequence ATGCACCAGCCCAAATCCATCCAAACAGCGGCCAAAATAGTATTCTTAGCCCTACTTGTCATCTTCTTGATCTTTTTCACCGTCTCATTTCCACTGGGGGTCTACGTATCCCTCACTTTATACAACGAGAATGCGCCTCAGACTGTAAAGACTCTACCTTTGTTCCTCTTCGGCTTAGCCACGCCGATTAAAGCGAATATTAACGCTGTAACCCTACTTACTCTACTTTTGGCCTTCTACTTACTGCTTGTCTATTTGGCTGCAAAAGGACCTTCAGCGAATCTCTACCAAACCCTAAGATTGGTCTACCTAAGAGGAATCGCCTCTGTGCAAGGCAACACACTTATCACCGTAGGCACAGTCTTCGCTCCGCTTCTCCTAGTGAATGTAGGGCTAGAATGCTTACAAAGCCTCTTCGGTGTGGCGACCGGAGCACTTCCTAGAAGCGAGCCGCTAGTTGACTTTGCTCTCCTCACATACGCGCCTCTCGCTGAAGAATTAGGCTTCAGAGTAACATTGATTGGAGTAGCGTCTTCTTTACTTCCTCTTTACTACGGTGACTTTAAATCTGCTCTATATGCGCTTTGGCGCCCTTCCGCTTTCCTCGACACTAAGAATCAGCGGGTCAAGGCGCTGTTAAATTCCTTGCTAATCTTTTCATCTCTGATCTTCGGTTTAGCGCACGTGTTTTACGGCGGAGGATGGGAGCTTGGAAAAGTCTTGCCAACTTTTGTGGCTGGTTTATGTTTGGGTTGGCTCTATGTTAAATGGGGTTTCCACGGCGCTGTTCTTCTGCATCTCCTCTTTAACTACTTTTCTGGCTCTTTTGATTACTACACAGAGCTAGTGGGTTCGACACTTCTTGCCGATACTGTGTCGATCACACTCTACTCTTTCGGTGCAGTAGTGCTGCTCTGGCTCGCCCTAGATTTAGCTCTCTCATCAAGGAGTAGGAAGGATTAA
- a CDS encoding stress response translation initiation inhibitor YciH (in yeast this protein is involved in start site selection during the initiation of translation) yields MRRFKKPTTMIEGLNMKQSELEKLAQSLKTKLACGGTAKDGYVLLQGDHRDSVKEELINMGFNKSSIEVQ; encoded by the coding sequence ATGCGGCGCTTCAAAAAACCGACTACGATGATAGAGGGGCTTAATATGAAGCAATCCGAATTAGAGAAGCTTGCACAGAGCCTTAAAACAAAACTAGCGTGTGGCGGTACAGCGAAGGACGGATATGTGCTTCTACAAGGTGACCACAGAGATTCTGTGAAAGAAGAATTGATAAACATGGGCTTCAATAAATCGTCAATAGAAGTTCAGTAG